The genomic segment AGGCGAAGCTGAAGGGACTCTTTTTCATCTCAGGACTGCGAGGGCTCATCGGGAGTGCAAAAAGTTCCTCCTCCTGGTCCTGTTCTTGCTGTCTCGGATGAAGATCAACCCCTGCGAGCATGGCGTCTAACGATGCCGAAGCTCCTAGGGACAGGTTACCAGTAGTCGTCTCCCGAGCAGGGTGCGAGAAGGAGTGAGCGGCTATGTCATTGGGGACGGGCGAGAAAGACACAGGCTGAAGATGCGTGTTCTTGTCTGCGAGTCTCTAGTTAGTTATGCTTGGTTGATATGTTACGCAGGTTATATTTTGTGAGTCATCTCACCAGCCGAACCAGCAATTAAATCTGTTGCAGAAGTCGCGAGCTTCAGCCCCTTCAGCTTCTCTCCCAGTCGGCTACCGGTCAGGGGTTGAGGAGAGATGGGACTCAGTAGAGTTTCTGAGGCAGACATCGTCCGGCCTTCGACGATGTTATTGGGTTTTGGAACAATACCGAAGTGATCGACAACCCGTTGCTGCTCCTGGAGCACCATTTCTAAGCCGACGCTTTCGGTATTTGTCATCTTCTCGGCATCGATCTCTTCTTGAAGTTCACGAAGTCTCTCCTTGGCCCAGATGGTGTGAAGAACCCCGCGTGTTCCAGTATCTAATTCACTGGCAACCAGGCTTGGCGGGAAGATGGCAGGAAGGGGTTTGATGGTGAGGGATGTACCGTCAGGATGAACAATGGAAACGGTGGGAGGAACATTGGCACCTGGTGGAAGTAGGAAGTACGCCCGTTTATGCGTTCCTTTGACATCGTTACTTGCTAGAAGATGGTTTGTCTTGCCATCCCACGAAACCTCCCATGCCTTGGCTGGCGGTGGTGAGAGTTCGGATGCCggcgaggaggaagaaggagATATCGAGGGATCCCATTCTACCATCAAGACTTTGGTGCCCTCATTACCCTTGCCTGCCTCGAACTCGAACCGGGCAAGGGCAAAGGGCGCAGTGTTGGCGGCAGCGTCGGGATTGGTGCTTGTTGTCGGTCCGGGAATATGCACTCCCATCGACGCCACTCGAGGTGGCGATGAAGCCCGAGAACTACCCGGCGTTCCCATCTCTTCGTCTCCTTCCGGTCCTGACCCTATTGTGGTCCGGTGTGAGGTGGGTTTTGCGGACACGACGCGGTGCGGGGCCGGGCGTTTTGCGGCCTGCTCAAGTACCGAGGCGTGTTAAAGACTCAAACTACCCATGCATAGCGTACTTTCCCCGTCAGCACCGGACAGGAAAAGCAGAACGTATTCCCGGCCAGTGGAAACAACCCGACCGAGTCTACCGTGACAATTATTTGCAGCGATTGAGCCGTGGTATGGGTTCTAGGTGATTCACCGACAGTGAAGTCTTGTCTCCGGCAAAGACAAATGATTTGAGACGGAAGAGAAGAATGAGGTGTTTCGTACTGGTGTACTCCGTAGATAAATCGGCACCAACCAATGATTAAGATGAGTTTAAAGGAGGAAGTACCCGGACTTGGTGACGAATGGGATGCGGAAACGGAGATAGAGATGGATGTAATTCGATCAGGTTCGGGCCGTTGTGGCTGAGGAGATTGACGCCACGCGCGCCCAAGAGgattttcttattacttgCGAGGATACATATGAAGCATCACTTATTTTCCGAGTATACAATCGAGCGGCCTTCAACTACAGTGTAGGTGTCATGGCGGGAAACGAATTGTGAATCAACGTTGAAGCAGGGCCGTATACGTGCCTAGGGCATTCGGGCGTATCGCGGCATCCCAAGGTCCCTTTCATTGTCAAGGCAATAGTGAATAAGAGAGATACGGGGAGACAGAAAATTACGAAGGGGCCTCTGTCTCCCACATCAGCTACCAAAGTGAACAGCATGTATTGTCACTCGAATGGTACGGTTGGCCTTCAGGGCCGTGTCGCTGAGTCGCGTGTGGCTGTCAAAGGGTGACACAAACCCGCCACGGAGTAGTAGTTTGTCCTGACTCCTGACCCTGGGCTCTGGAGCAGCTCAGAGAGCGGAGGAAACGCAGAGTAATATGGAGGGAATGGGTCTGGAGGTACAAACATTGTGTAAATTTTTCGGTAAAGCTGGAGAAGTTTGAGAGGGGAGTTGCAACCTGTGACCTCGGGCGGGGAGAATCCCACATATCCACGGGGCATTCTCGGCCGATGTCGATGCCATTGCCCGCTAGTGTACGGATACTGGGGGGGCTGGCCTGGCCAAGAAATATGGCTTCATGGTCGACCAACATGACGGGATTCAAGTCTTCATCTCACAAACGCAAATGATGATGGCGCGCCACCACCAGACGCACTCAAGTTACGGGTTCTCTTCTCGCGAGCATGCGGGTTATGTCGCTCAATTTCTGCGAGGCTTACATAAAGAGGTGCGGATAGGAAGTTCTTACCCTTGAGATTGGCTCGGGAACACGGAGAGAAGTCTCACAAACGTAAGTAGATGTACGGATACAGTCCCGTATCTGTAGGGTAATATACGGATGATGCAGTACCAAAAGTGGAGCGAGGTGCCTTCCTCATCCAGTATTCCGTAGCGCTCGTGACCTGATGAATGACCAACCGGAAGAACGTTGTTAAGTGCTAGAACGTCCATCTCTTTTTGCTTCAGGACGGAGTATGCCAGGGAGCCGGTAAAACGTTACTCACTAAGGTagccacacacacacacactctctctctctctctctctctctctctctctctctctctctctctctctctctctctctctctctctctcacgcaAGGGAAGTAGAGCGGAGCGGATCATGGAGAACGGTACTCAAAGGTAAAGCAATCCACCAACGGCGGCCAGGCGGCCGGAAAACGACGTGAAAGGCTGGGGCCTTTGGGGGGAGATATCAGCTGTGACGAATGCGGAGGGGAGGCAAGGCCGAAGACTAAGAGCCTAAGAAAACAGAAAGGCCGCGGTAGGTCCGAGGGCCGCTCCACCACGCCATCTGGATTTTTTGACGGTACTTACCTTTACAAGCACCTACCTCCGTAACTACCATTTTGCACCACCAATGGCATCGAGGCGCGTACCTCAGTGACTTGCAGTGCTCATGATTGGGCCCAGTCTGACAAGAGGTCGAACTGGTACCGTGGCACCGTAGCATTTACGGTTTACTTTACTCCCCCGGTATTTGTACAATGTCTCCGTCCCCCGCTGCATCGAAGGCAGCTTGTCCATCCGAGACAGCGCCTAGCCACTTGTGTCGGTTCCATCGCTTCAACTTCGGTCACTTCGGGCCAATCTACCGTGTTCCATTTGACCCCATGGGCCACGCTCAAGTTGGCACTGGTAGATGTCGGCTTCGCACGAAGTACACTAAGCTCACGAGGGTCGAGGGGTGCCAAGGTCCATCTCTATTTGCCATCCAAGGTTTAGTGTGCACTATGAACATGCCGATGAGGTGCCAGGAACTACGTAGTATGGAATTGTAGATGCAGTGTGGAACACTGTTGAGTTTTGATCTTCTTTCTCTTACATGCGTACATGCTTTTAGGATACTCAGCCCTCGAGGGAATGGGAGAATGGGCAAAAGCTCAAGTGATGCAAAAGGTGCGCTCACGACGTACAGTTGCAAGATTCCTTGGGTAGGTTTGTACCTTCGACACCTTTCTTACCTGGACGAATCCACCATGCTCTGTACCCCGATGTGATTCACTGCTTGCTTTGTGGCGCCCTGTGAAGCCAAGCCAACCGTGTGCAAATGGCGAAGGCGAGAAAATCAATGAGCCTATACAGTAGATCGGCAGTGTCGGCGATGCCCGCAGCCCGCTGGCCTTCTCATTCCTGCCGGCTGTAAATTTTAACACTGCGAGAATGAAATAAAACGTGAGTCATGATCAATGGAATAGGTAAATGTCAGTACTAACATGCTCAACATGAACATCGTCTGGTTCACACTACTTTCTAGCACGCTATGCGATTGATAGATCCGCCGATAGAGAAATGTTTCCAGACTGCCACTGTCTGGTCTACCTACGGAGTAGTGCCGATAGACGTGTTTCCGTTGAAGCGTCAGGCATGGGACTGTCTCGGGCCTATTTGGTAATCGGTCCTGGATCATCGAAGTCGGTCTAAGTAGCTCTAGGGCGGCTGAGACCATGATCCATCAGCAGTAACTTTGGACAGGTGAAGCATCTATCCGCGATAGCATCGAATCGGGCTTTGCAACACAAATGAGCCAATGGAAACAGAGCGAGAGCATCTAGCCGTAGGAGCTCCGTCTCGATCTATGCCGGGCTTCTCTCCTAGATCGTTTGCACGAACGTGGTCGGTACTTCATCGGTGCATACTGTCTAGGGATACTTCTTTGCGCCCGCTGCGCCCGCTGAACCAAAGGTAGCCATGGGCCATCGCCCACTTGACGCGGGACGATGGCCGAGAAGTGCCTACGCAGTGTGTCCACAGCCAAACTACCAAGCTGCTTCATCGCGTGTAGTTGAAGGCAAAAAAAGCATGGCATACGGCCAATAAATTGGAGCGGCATCGGGCGGGCTCACCCTCAATCCCCCGGGCCCCGGGATCGACATCTAACTCTCGAGTCTTACAATGGCACTGGATAGGAAATGGAGACAGGGAAGCGCCATAGAGTCCGTAAAACAGCCGAGGAATGAAAGTCGACTGTTGAACTGCGAAATAAGAAGATACCAACGAATGGACAATCAGGTATCTGATCTGAATTTGTACGTacctaggtaaggtaaggtatctcgccgATGGAAACACCTGATTAGTCGCAATTGCAGTTGTCGCTCGAGTGAAATGGTTAGAGTACCTCAATCCTCCATACCTGGCCTCCATACGGATACCTGATGGCGAAATGGACGAAGAGACATTTTACGGATAGAGTCAAGATCAAGACCCAATTGTTGATTAATAAAGGAACAAGAAGCgggaagaaagaaagaaaaaaagaaagagggAACCTCAAGGCCACACTCACAGTAGGTATGCTCACTAAGGTACCAACTGACCACCATCCGCTCCGTAGAGCAATGGAACTCAACCACTCGTTAAAAAATATCCAATGCGACTTTCACTTGCCTTACGGCTTGCCAGGCTCAGGACTGTGGGGATGAGAAGCTTCGTCCTCGCACTTTTACGGTGCTTTCTTCGGCCGCTTTCTTTCGCTTCCGCCGTCCACGCCCATCGTACTGTGGTGGTGAAGAAATAGATACACGGTAACATACCCACAATTGATAGGTACCTTAGTTAGGTTGAGTGAagccctcccccccccctaaAAGACCCTTCTCTGGCCATTCCCTCTCCGAGGACGCAGCCAGTCAGCGCCGTTGCATCACAGTGCCAAACGCCGCTTCGGGATCATCGACCCCCCCCAGGCCAGCAGGTGCCCTTCCTCACTTGGACCTCCACTAATTCGCCGCACATACTGCCGGGCCACCCAGAATTAGCGAACAGCCGATCCCTCTCTCGCTTTCTTGCATCTGCCTCTCTCCTGTTCCTGGCCTCCAGGTCCACCCACTTGCTCTCATTGCCTCTTCTCTATTCGTACCGCATCGTAATACCTACCTAACCTCATCATCACCTCACCTACGTTTGCGCCCATAGACTGAGGTGACCGCCAGTGTCTACCAAGTTATCCAGGCTTGGATACCATACCACCAAACGGATAGCTACGTGCATACCCACGTCGTCGCCCATAGAGAGGTTCTACGCTTTTACCCACTCTCATCCACCCACCAAGGATCCTTGGAACCTGAGCCTGActgcaccaccaccgcctttCTCCCACTACCAGTACCGAACGTGCTGCCTGCCAGCGAGAGTGAGTTACCTGACTTCGGCGGGCCTCTCCAACACCCTCGCGCTCTGCCTGTGCACcctccctcttcctcctccattTCTTCCTCGCATCCTCATATTCCAACCAACGTCGACCATCACGTTCGAAACGTCACCACCACGTTCTGCCTCTCTACAACACTATCGGTCGCCTGTCATCTCCTTATCCGACTCAGCTTTGTCACATACGCTCATTCGCCATCTTTCCTCGTCTCTTGCTCTGGTTTGACCCTCTTCGGTCCATCTCATCGGCCGTCGAATATCGATACCCTACATAGCCATTGTCGTTGATCGTCACCTTTCGCCCATCGACTCTCGAAGCCTGCCCTTTCGACGACTGTATCCCAATCGACGCCGGGCGCCAGCCTGTTCGTTCAAATCATCCCCCACGATTCTTCTCGCCTGCGAACCATCACCGATATCTTCAATGTTCAGCCATGTTTGAGCCGCGAATGCACGGCATCTTCGACTTTCCGATCCCCGCCCGTCGTTAACCCTCCCGTTTTCAACATAGCGTACCTCGACCATATGCTGGACTTCCTAGACCTCGTTTTCTCTTACTTCAGGCTGAGCCATTGTCCAGCGCGATAGCATCAACATGGATCCGCCGCATATCACCGAGTTCGCTTCCGAGCGGTACTTCAGCAAACTCAATCAGCTCAATGAGTCCCCTGCGACCCGCGATACCCAGCAGCTTCACCAATTACGCCATCCTCAGACGCCATCCTCTCAACAGTATCCCTCTCCGCCGATATCATCTCAGTCTACCTCTACCTTTACTCTGCCGTTACGAACCTACAAGTCAAATGAAGGCAATACCGAGACTCCCCGACCCTCAGACCAGAAGCGTACCGAGAAGAGCCGACTCTTCAGCCTGCGATCCAAGGTCTCTATCCTCCAAAACAAGTCAACATCGCAGGTAGACCATCGCGAACAGTATACAGCGTTCGCGAAGCCAAAGACGTTAGCCACCCTCCCCTAGAGCCAACGTACGATTGTGTATACCAATTCTAACAAATCACCAGTCAATCTCTCGGTCAATTGTTCCTAGCTCTACCTACTGAGCTTCAGATTCAAGTCATTTCATCGCTGCCATTGACGGACGTCCTAAATCTTCGCAGAGTCTCGAGATCCTGGCACACTATCGTGACATTAAATGAGGCGCCCATCGTTCGCCATCATCTAGAACATCACATCCCGGCATACGCCTTGCGTCTTTATCCATCTAACGACCCCACCGCCGCCAATTTCCATCACCTATGCGGCTTGTGGCATCGTTTGCACGTCGCCGCCAAATTGTCATACCTTATGTGCGAATGGATCACTAAAGAGATCTTCCTGCGAACGACGGAATCGCAGCGTCTCGAGTTCGCCCCTCAGCATGAACGTATGCGTCGTCGCTTGATACCGCTTCTTTTCACCTTATTCCATTTTTTCGAAACCTATCGAAAGCTGCACTTACAGCACATACTCGACCACAACGGTCATGGCTTACTGCACGAGCCATATACACTGAATCCGATCGAGGCTCGAATAATAAGCATGTACGACGACCAGACGCTTTTGCGAGTCCATCAAGTCTTCCCTCTGGTCATCTCGTCATTCTGCCGACGGCTACGCCCGCCATCTTATGCTGGCCGCGTTGAACGATCATTGCGAGGCTACTTGAAGGAAAGACCTCCAGATGAGGTTCACGTTGCCATTCTATGTGTTGGAGGCTTGCGACAAGTGGAGAGGCTTTGGGAGATCAAGGGCTATAACAGCAGGCGGGGAGCCGTTGATGTTTGGTACAATGGTGTCTCAAAGGACTCGATCGACTCTACCCCGAAACAGCGACGGGGTATCATGGGCATGGGCCGAAAGAAGTCCTCGATTTCGGTCAAAGATTCAACCAAGTCGACACAACACGACGGAATATCAACGCGCCGTGCCTCTCGGGCTTCTCTAGATGATCCAGTCGATCCCGATACGAACTTGGTATTCAACACAAGTCTAGCAGCCGGCATGCCCATGGGACCGCTGGAGCGTGAGCATGTCCGACACGTACTGGCTGACCTCCCTAGCTTACAAGAAATCTGGCTCAAAACTGCGGAAGCTTTGATATTGGAGCGGGGCATCGTTGAGCGTACCCAGGATATCAAACGCAATGCACAAGTAATGTTGGAATTAATTCGCGATGATGGCATTGACGAGGAGGATGAGTGGTGGTACGGACGAAGTACACCAGAATCCATTCGTCCTCCGCTCGAAGCGATAGACGAAGATGCTATGGACGGCGCATGAGAACCAGCGTGGCGTTGAGCATTTAAGGGCGTTAAGGTAGGCCTGGAATTTGGCCCAGTGCAACTCAAGCGGAGACTTGTCTTTGGATATcttgcttcttttttttcacATTCTCTTTGTCAGGGCCAGCATGGAGAGGGGTGCAATACCTGGGATCTGGATAAAGATACCAACATCAAACAGTTTTCCATTTAGCTTTGTAGTCTTGTTATAGCCAGGACCGGTTGGGCATCTGTTTGCCCAGTTAGGTCAAACAATTCACGCGTTCAGCAACGTGCTCTTTCCACGCATAGGCCTGTCACTGATGACCGACTATCACATACTGGATCTTGACCGAGGTACGCCGACATGGCTGGGTATCCTTAGTAGAGGATGCTCGGAATCACAGCTGAGACGGCCACCCGCCTACTTGGCCTAACTCTTCCATGGCGCAACTGCGTAGTCAGGGGGTCAGGAATATGTTTTGAGCCCTTGACACCAGTCGGAGCAAGGTGCCAGTCGCACAGTGTACCTACAGGCGGTGCAGTAAGTGGGCGCTTGTTAcatctacgtctttatttacTGACGTCTCGAAGTATGATACATGCGTTCTCTCATTGCAGATTCTGTCATGCCGCCATCAAAAGACGGCTGGCCCAAGTGCGACGAGCCATACGTTGAGTTCATGTTCGGCGATGCACGCTGCATCTCTGCACCATCGACATTGTATTGTGTGGAATTCATCGCCAAGCTTGCTTGATTAGCCGTTGTCAGACTTGCCAGAAATGTCGAATCGGAATAGTCCTGGAAAGACGACATGCCCGTATTCTGTACTGAGTGTTCCTGCCGTGCATGGAATGCAGATGATTGCTGTTGTATCGGCCGTGAGGTCGAAGTCCGGTAGCTATCTCCTCGCGTGCTCGATGATCCGGTCATGTGGGTGCCATACGTAGGGTGCTGAAGGCCCACCAGCCCCTGATAGTCTCCGTCACTTGTCGACTCTGTATAGCTGTCCCCATTCTGCCCTAGTGATGACGGAATCCGGCCGGGTCCCGAGCTGCTTAGGCGGTGCTGACTGTCATTAGATCGGTTCTGTGTAGTTGGCTGATGTTGCTCTTGCTGATGAAAGAGAtgttgttgctgttgccCCTGAGCCGATCCACCTTGATTGTACATGGCTTGCCTTGATGGCATATTCAAGGAGTAGGATTCCGCTACCTCAGTCCTGTCAACTCCTTGGCCAGCGGATGAAGCTATGAGGCTTTGGCTGTATTGAAGTCGTAGATCAGACTGAGGTTGCTGCGCGTTGAGGGCTTGCTGGAGCGATGGTCGATTTGCCGAGCCGCCCATCTGGTTCCTCGGCTTCtgaagattattattattggCATCTGTGAGGCTGCTGTTGTGAAGGTCTGTCTGCGTTGGCTCTAACAATTGTGGCACGCGCTGCCCGCCTTGTCCAGTCTGACTGTTCTGGCTAGCTTGCGTCATTCCACTGTTTGAGGCAGCATCTTGGCGCTGATGATTCGGTAATTTCTGCCTCTTGGTCACTGGCTGATGGCCATGAGTGTGATCCTGCACTTGTAGTCCTTGAGACCGGGCCATCTGCGGTGACGAAGGGCTCTCACTGGTGATTGCAGTAAGTCTAACATTATTTGGATCTGAAGTCGAGGCATCTGTTAGCGACTCGTTGCCGGCATTACTGTCTCTGTCTTCTTGAGAAGCCTTCCGTTTGCGCTTTGCGACTCTGGAGGTTTTGCTGACTTGTTGCTTCATGGCAGCGGATTCGCTGACAGTCTCCGGTCCGAACTGAGAGGCAACATTTACCGGAATGGCCGGTCGCTGCTCGTATTGTTGTTCTCGGGTAGAGGATGTGGAACCACCAGCAGGCGCCGGCAGAGCTAAATCACCCGCAGCGGCAGGTTGTGGCCCGCTTCGTTGGTCGTTTGCATCCGATTTAGGTGGTGTTTGTTGAGATTGAGAGCCGTGGACATTTGCTGATCCTTTCGGTCGATTCTTGGATCCCTTAGGACGGCCAGGGCCTCCTTTTCGCTTCTTGACAAGCGGCGATCCGAGCTCGTCAAGACCCCCAGTCGTGCTTGAGGATTCGGGAGGGTTAACTGCTGTTGGCTGAATCATCACTGGGGTCCCGGATACACCATTCGTATCCTCATGAGCATCGTTGGCCGAGGGCACCGTATCTTTCGGTCGATTTTTCGAGCCTTTAGGTCTCCCTCTCCGCTTGGGGGCAGGCGTAGTTGTCGAGGTCTGGGCGGAGCCAGATTCCGGCATTCCACCGGAAGCACCTGGACCGGAGACTACCTGACTGAAAGCTGGAGTTTCAACCACCCGCTCGGCGTCCACTTGCAAACGCTCT from the Colletotrichum lupini chromosome 3, complete sequence genome contains:
- a CDS encoding F-box domain-containing protein, whose translation is MDPPHITEFASERYFSKLNQLNESPATRDTQQLHQLRHPQTPSSQQYPSPPISSQSTSTFTLPLRTYKSNEGNTETPRPSDQKRTEKSRLFSLRSKVSILQNKSTSQVDHREQYTAFAKPKTQSLGQLFLALPTELQIQVISSLPLTDVLNLRRVSRSWHTIVTLNEAPIVRHHLEHHIPAYALRLYPSNDPTAANFHHLCGLWHRLHVAAKLSYLMCEWITKEIFLRTTESQRLEFAPQHERMRRRLIPLLFTLFHFFETYRKLHLQHILDHNGHGLLHEPYTLNPIEARIISMYDDQTLLRVHQVFPLVISSFCRRLRPPSYAGRVERSLRGYLKERPPDEVHVAILCVGGLRQVERLWEIKGYNSRRGAVDVWYNGVSKDSIDSTPKQRRGIMGMGRKKSSISVKDSTKSTQHDGISTRRASRASLDDPVDPDTNLVFNTSLAAGMPMGPLEREHVRHVLADLPSLQEIWLKTAEALILERGIVERTQDIKRNAQVMLELIRDDGIDEEDEWWYGRSTPESIRPPLEAIDEDAMDGA